A genomic stretch from Pseudomonas alkylphenolica includes:
- the dbpA gene encoding ATP-dependent RNA helicase DbpA, producing MLANLDALGYAQMTPIQAQSLPVILKGMDLIAQAKTGSGKTAAFGIGLLNPINPRYFGCQALVLCPTRELADQVAKELRRLARAEDNIKILTLCGGVSLGPQIASLEHGAHIIVGTPGRIQQHLSKGTLVLDGLNTLILDEADRMLDMGFYDAIADIIGQTPKRRQTLLFSATYPSGIKQLASTFMRDPQTVKVETLHADSQIEQHFYEITPEQRMEAVTKVLGHFRPQSCVAFCFTKQQCQELVEHLQAKGISAQALHGDLEQRDRDQVLTLFANRSLSVLVATDVAARGLDIDALDMVINVELARDAEIHVHRVGRTGRAGEKGLAISLVAPAEGHRAQAIEDIQKAALRWEQLDSLKAQNGAPLLPTMSTLCIAAGRKDKLRPGDILGALTGDAGLPGTQVGKIAIFDFQAFVAVERAVAKQALQRLNNGKIKGRSLRVRIV from the coding sequence ATGCTGGCCAACCTGGACGCCCTCGGCTACGCCCAGATGACCCCGATCCAGGCCCAGAGCCTGCCGGTAATCCTCAAGGGCATGGACCTGATCGCCCAGGCCAAGACCGGCAGTGGCAAGACCGCTGCATTCGGCATCGGCCTGCTCAACCCGATCAACCCGCGCTACTTCGGTTGCCAGGCCCTGGTCCTGTGCCCGACCCGCGAGCTGGCTGACCAGGTGGCCAAAGAGCTGCGCCGTCTGGCCCGCGCCGAAGACAACATCAAGATCCTGACCCTGTGCGGCGGTGTGTCCCTGGGCCCGCAGATTGCTTCGCTGGAACACGGCGCGCATATCATCGTCGGCACCCCGGGCCGCATTCAGCAGCACCTGAGCAAAGGCACCCTGGTGCTCGACGGTCTCAACACGCTGATTCTCGATGAAGCCGACCGTATGCTCGACATGGGCTTCTACGACGCCATCGCCGACATCATCGGACAAACCCCGAAGCGCCGTCAGACCCTGCTGTTCTCGGCGACCTATCCGTCGGGCATCAAGCAGCTGGCCTCGACCTTCATGCGTGACCCGCAGACCGTCAAGGTCGAAACCCTGCACGCCGACAGCCAGATCGAACAGCATTTCTACGAAATCACTCCAGAGCAGCGCATGGAGGCGGTCACCAAGGTGCTCGGCCACTTCCGCCCGCAATCGTGCGTAGCGTTCTGCTTCACCAAGCAGCAATGCCAGGAGCTGGTCGAGCACCTGCAGGCCAAGGGCATTTCCGCTCAAGCGCTGCATGGCGACCTCGAGCAGCGCGACCGTGACCAGGTCCTGACCCTGTTCGCCAACCGCAGCCTGTCGGTGCTGGTGGCAACCGACGTCGCCGCCCGTGGTCTGGACATCGATGCCCTGGACATGGTCATCAACGTCGAACTGGCTCGCGATGCCGAGATTCATGTGCACCGCGTTGGCCGTACCGGCCGTGCCGGCGAGAAAGGTCTGGCCATCAGCCTGGTCGCCCCGGCCGAAGGCCACCGTGCCCAGGCCATCGAAGACATTCAGAAAGCCGCGCTGCGCTGGGAACAGCTGGACAGCCTCAAGGCTCAGAACGGCGCTCCGCTGCTACCGACCATGAGTACCCTGTGCATTGCTGCCGGGCGCAAAGACAAACTGCGCCCGGGCGATATCCTCGGCGCCTTGACCGGCGACGCCGGGTTGCCGGGCACCCAGGTGGGCAAGATCGCCATTTTCGACTTCCAGGCCTTTGTTGCGGTGGAACGCGCGGTCGCCAAACAAGCGCTGCAGCGTCTGAACAATGGCAAAATCAAGGGCCGGTCGCTACGGGTGCGCATCGTCTGA